From the Deinococcus misasensis DSM 22328 genome, one window contains:
- the ispG gene encoding flavodoxin-dependent (E)-4-hydroxy-3-methylbut-2-enyl-diphosphate synthase: protein MIKRRKTVNVNVGGVWVGSDYPVRVQSMTNTDTADAEATAIQVAQLYNAGSEVVRITVNNKQSAAAVPEIVQRLSDIGISVPIVGDFHYNGHILLREFPRTAELLAKYRINPGNVGVGDRHDENFATMIEVAKDFDKPVRIGVNWGSLDQSVLARMMDENVKLPEPRSGTDVMIDAMIVSALESAHYAESLGLAHDKIIISAKVSSAPELWQVYRLLAGKCDYPLHLGLTEAGMGDKGVVASTAGLSVLLAEGIGDTIRVSITPEPGAPRKKEVEVAQQILQSLGLRQFLPQVTACPGCGRTTSTLFQEMARDIQDYIRERMPEWKKAYSGVETMQVAVMGCIVNGPGESKHANIGISLPGTGEDPRAPVYQDGKLLTTLKGPRIVEEFQELLENYVQKTYGNVVS from the coding sequence ATGATCAAGCGTCGCAAGACCGTAAACGTAAACGTGGGTGGCGTGTGGGTCGGCTCAGATTACCCGGTGCGGGTCCAGAGCATGACCAACACCGACACCGCCGATGCCGAAGCCACCGCCATTCAGGTGGCCCAGCTTTACAACGCTGGCAGCGAAGTGGTGCGCATCACCGTCAACAACAAACAGAGTGCTGCTGCGGTTCCAGAGATCGTGCAGCGCCTTTCCGACATCGGGATTTCTGTGCCCATCGTGGGAGACTTCCACTACAACGGCCACATCCTGCTTCGGGAATTTCCCAGAACTGCGGAATTGCTGGCCAAGTACCGCATCAACCCCGGAAACGTTGGCGTGGGGGACCGCCACGATGAGAACTTCGCCACCATGATCGAAGTCGCCAAAGACTTTGACAAGCCCGTGCGAATCGGAGTCAACTGGGGAAGCCTCGACCAGAGCGTGCTGGCCCGCATGATGGACGAGAACGTCAAACTGCCAGAACCCCGCTCTGGCACCGACGTGATGATCGATGCCATGATCGTGTCGGCTCTGGAAAGTGCCCACTACGCAGAAAGTCTAGGCTTGGCCCACGACAAAATCATCATTTCGGCGAAAGTGTCCAGTGCGCCGGAACTCTGGCAGGTGTACCGCTTGCTGGCTGGTAAATGCGATTACCCCCTCCACCTTGGCCTGACCGAGGCCGGAATGGGAGACAAGGGTGTGGTGGCCTCCACTGCAGGTCTGTCGGTGCTTCTGGCGGAAGGCATCGGGGACACCATTCGGGTGTCCATCACCCCAGAGCCCGGTGCTCCCCGCAAAAAAGAAGTGGAGGTGGCCCAGCAGATCCTGCAAAGTCTGGGTTTGCGCCAGTTCCTGCCTCAGGTGACCGCATGCCCCGGCTGCGGACGCACCACCAGCACGCTCTTTCAGGAAATGGCCCGAGACATTCAGGATTACATCCGTGAACGCATGCCCGAGTGGAAAAAAGCCTACTCTGGCGTGGAAACCATGCAGGTGGCGGTGATGGGCTGCATCGTGAACGGCCCCGGCGAATCCAAGCACGCCAACATCGGAATTTCCCTGCCCGGCACCGGAGAGGATCCCAGAGCCCCGGTGTATCAGGATGGCAAACTGCTCACCACCCTGAAAGGTCCCCGCATTGTGGAGGAGTTTCAGGAACTTCTGGAAAATTACGTGCAGAAGACCTACGGCAACGTGGTGTCGTAA